The following coding sequences are from one Nicotiana tomentosiformis chromosome 3, ASM39032v3, whole genome shotgun sequence window:
- the LOC138907678 gene encoding uncharacterized protein, which yields MGGVELASYHLKWVAYSWFEMWEDSRDEGSPPAKWSEYTDSFTDHFFPTETKAARVVEFESLKQGSKSVWEYHLEFVRLSKYVVHMMPIMKARVRRFVLGLSPLVINEAATTGLNFDMNYVNMVAFAQATKARKLKHRMEREGSSRAQSAGNLGDSFGGGRSAFRGGSSGPSQSYAQSLASAPPSRHSQQ from the coding sequence atggggggagtagagttggcctcctatcatTTGAAAtgggtggcatattcctggtttgaaatgtgggaggattcccgtgacgaagggagccctccggcgaaaTGGAGTGAGTACACGGATTCCTTCACAGACCATTTCTTTCctaccgagactaaggcagcccgtgttgTGGAGTTTGAGAGCCTTAAACAgggtagtaagagtgtgtgggaataTCACTTGGAGTTCGTGCGCCTGTCaaagtatgttgttcatatgatgccGATAATGAAGGCTAGGGTGCGTCGATTTGTGctgggccttagccctttggttattaatgaggctgccacaaCTGGTCTAAATTTTGACATGAACTATGTAAATATGGTGGCATTTGCCCAAGCTACAAAGGCTCGAAAATTAAAGCACAGGATGGAACGAGAAGGTAGTAGTAGGGCCCAATCAGCAggcaaccttggggattcattcggaggtgggagatcagcttttcggggaggatcatcagggccgtcccagtcttatgctcagtctttaGCTAGTGCCCCGCCATCAAGGCATAGTCAGCAGTAG
- the LOC138907679 gene encoding uncharacterized protein, which translates to MAPYEALYGRQCHSLVGWFDHGESSLLGIDLVRDALEKVKVIHERLRTALSRQKSYADRRTRDVAYMVGEKVLLSVLLIKGVMRFRKKGKLSPLYSGTFEVLERVGEVDYKLASPPSLSGVHPMYHVSMLRKYYGDPSHVLDINTIQLDEELTYDVEPLAILDRQVQKLRSKNIAPVKVHWRSQPIEKATREIEQEIQSRHPHFFDTPGMFLDSFEDERLSCKAP; encoded by the coding sequence atggctccttatgaggccttatatgggaggcagtgtcatTCTCTTGTTGGTTGGTTTGACCATGGGGAATCTAGTTTGTTGGGAATTGATTTGGTCcgggatgctttggagaaggtgaaggtgattcacgAGCGGCTTCGTACAGCattgtccaggcagaagagttatgctgacaggagGACTCGTGATGTGGCatacatggtgggtgagaaggttctacttagTGTTTTGCTcataaagggtgtgatgaggttcaggaagaagggcaagttgagccctctaTATAGTGGTACTTTTGAGGTGctagagagagttggagaggtagaCTACAAACTTGCCtcgccacctagtctatcgggagttcacccaatgtatcatgtttccatgctccgaaagtattatgggGATCCATCGCATGTATTAGACATCAACACAATACAGTTGGacgaggaattgacttatgatgtggagcctctggccattttggaccgacaggttcagaagttgaggtcgaagaatatagcaccggtgaaggttcattggagaagTCAGCCAATCGAGAAAGCTACtcgggagattgagcaggagattcAGAGTAGACATCCTCACTTTTTTGATACCCCGGGTATGTTTCTAgattcgttcgaggatgaacgattgtcttgtaaggccccataa